In one Alosa alosa isolate M-15738 ecotype Scorff River chromosome 14, AALO_Geno_1.1, whole genome shotgun sequence genomic region, the following are encoded:
- the LOC125307398 gene encoding profilin-3-like, whose protein sequence is MSTAILLGMSDWADYIKAILKDKLTEDAALVGFYNKAVLASKPGGFMAAISPPELEALMGRDRGNLLEMGTTIGGRKVLVIRDGMISGDMELRFMDLRTKGVDGKAITVVKTHKILVFLMGKRGVHAGFIHKRACAIASYLKEHGV, encoded by the exons ATGTCAACTGCAATATTGCT TGGGATGTCAGACTGGGCAGATTATATCAAAGCCATCCTTAAGGACAAGCTGACAGAGGATGCAGCTTTGGTTGGTTTTTACAACAAAGCAGTGTTGGCCTCCAAGCCTGGAGGCTTCATGGCAGCTATCTCCCCCCCAGAGCTGGAGGCCCTGATGGGAAGAGATCGAGGGAATCTGCTGGAGATGGGAACTACCATCGGAGGACGGAAGGTCCTGGTCATCCGAGACGGCATGATCAGCGGCGATATGGAACTTCGCTTCATGGACCTCCGAACGAAAGGCGTTGATGGGAAGGCCATCACAGTGGTGAAGACGCACAAGATTCTGGTGTTTTTGATGGGGAAGAGAGGAGTGCATGCTGGATTTATACACAAGAGGGCCTGTGCTATTGCCTCTTATCTAAAGGAGCATGGGGTATGA